gtgtcacacaggtgtcactcaggtgtcactcaggtgtcacactcaggtgtcacacaggtgtcacactcaggtgtcacacacaggtgtcacacaggtgtcactcaggtgtcacactcaggtgtcacactcaggtgtcactcaggtgtcacactcaggtgtcacacacaggtgtcacacaggtgtcactcaggtgtcacacacaggtgtcacactcaggtgtcacacacaggggtcacactcaggtgtcacactcaggtgtcacacacaattgtcacactcaggtgtcactcaggtgtcacactcaggtgtcacacacaggtgtcactcaggtgtcacacacaggtgtcacacaggtgtcacacaggtgtcacacaggtgtcacactcaggtgtcacacaggtgttacacacaggtgtcacacacagatgtcacacaggtgtcacacacaggtgtcacactcaggtgtcacacaggtgtcacacacaggtgtcacacaggtgtcacacacaggtgtcacactcaggtgtcacacacaggtgtcacacaggtgtcacactcaggtgtcacacacaggtgtcacaatcaggtgtcacactcaggtgtcacacaggtgtcacactcaggtgtcacactcaggtgtcacacaggtgtcacacaggtgtcacactcaggtgtcacacacaggtgtcacacacaggtgtcacactcaggtgtcactcaggtgtcacacacaggtgtcacacaggtgtcactcaggtgtcacactcaggtgtcacactcaggtgtcacacacaattgtcacactcaggtgtcacactcaggtgtcacacacaggtgtcacacacaggtgtcacactcaggtgtcacacacaattgtcacactcaggtgtcacactcaggtgtcacacacaggtgtcacacacaggtgtcacacaggtgtcacacacagttgtcacactcaggtgtcacacacaggtgtcacacacaggtgtcacacacaggtgtcacacaggtgtcactcaggtgtcacactcaggtgtcacacacaggtgtcacacaggtgtcactcaggtgtcactcaggtgtcacactcaggtgtcacacaggtgtcacactcaggtgtcacacacaggtgtcacacaggtgtcactcaggtgtcacactcaggtgtcacactcaggtgtcactcaggtgtcacactcaggtgtcacacacaggtgtcacacaggtgtcactcaggtgtcacacacaggtgtcacactcaggtgtcacacacaggggtcacactcaggtgtcacactcaggtgtcacacacaattgtcacactcaggtgtcactcaggtgtcacactcaggtgtcacacacaggtgtcactcaggtgtcacacacaggtgtcacacaggtgtcacacaggtgtcacacaggtgtcacactcaggtgtcacacaggtgttacacacaggtgtcacacacagatgtcacacaggtgtcacacacaggtgtcacactcaggtgtcacacaggtgtcacacacaggtgtcacacaggtgtcacacacaggtgtcacactcaggtgtcacacacaggtgtcacacaggtgtcacactcaggtgtcacacacaggtgtcacaatcaggtgtcacactcaggtgtcacacaggtgtcacactcaggtgtcacactcaggtgtcacacaggtgtcacacaggtgtcacactcaggtgtcacacacaggtgtcacacacaggtgtcacactcaggtgtcactcaggtgtcacacacaggtgtcacacaggtgtcactcaggtgtcacactcaggtgtcacactcaggtgtcacacaggtgtcacacacaggtgtcacacacaggtgtcactcaggtgtcacactcaggtgtcacacaggtgtcactcaggtgtcacacacaggtgtcacactcaggtgtcacacaggtgtcactcaggtgtcacacacaggtgtcactcaggtgtcacacacaggtgtcacacaccggtgtcacactcaggtgtcacactcaggtgtcacactcaggtgtcacacaggtgtcactcaggtgtcactcaggtgtcacacacaggtgtcacacacaggtgtcacactcaggtgtcacactcaggtgtcacacacaggtgtcacacaggtgtcacactcaggtgtcacactcaggtgtcacacaggtgtcacacacaggtgtcacacacaggtgtcacactcaggtgtcacagaggtgtcactcaggtgtcacatacaggtgtcacacacaggtgtcacacacgtgtcacactcaggtgtcacactcaggtgtcacactcaggtgtcacacaggtgtcacactcaggtgtcacactcaggtgtcacactcaggtgtcactcaggtgtcacacaggtgtcacacaggtgtcactcaggtgtcacactcaggtgtcacacacaggtgtcacacacaggtgtcacacacaggtgtcactcaggtgtcacactcaggtgtcactcaggtgtcacatacaggtgtcacactcaggtgtcactcaggtgtcacacaggtgtcacacaggtgtcactcaggtgtcacactcaggtgtcacacacaggtgtcacacacaggtgtcacacacaggtgtcacacacaggtgtcactcaggtgtcacactcaggtgtcacacaggtgtcacactcaggtgtcacactcaggtgtcactcaggtgtcacactcaggtgtcacacacaggtgtcacactcaggtgtcacacaggtgtcacactcaggtgtcacactcaggtgtcacacaggtgtcacactcaggtgtcacactcaggtgtcgCACTCAGGggtcacactcaggtgtcacacacaggtgtcacacaggtgtcgcacaggtgtcactcaggtgtcacacaggtgtcacactcaggtgtcacactcaggtgtcacacaggtgtcacactcaggtgtcacacacaggtgtcacacacaggtgtcactcaggtgtcacactcaggtgtcacactcaggtgtcacacacaggtgtcacacacaggtgtcacactcaggtgtcacactcaggtgtcacactcaggtgtcacacacaggtgtcacactcaggtgtcacacacaggtgtcactcaggtgtcacactcaggtgtcacactcaggtgtcacacaggtgtcacacaggtgtcacactcaggtgtcacacacgggtgtcacactcaggtgtcacactcaggtgtcacacacaggtgtcacactcaggtgtcacactcaggtgtcacacacaggtgtcacacacaggtgtcacactcaggtgtcacacaggtgtcacactcaggtgtcacacacaggtgtcacacacaggtgtcacacactggtgtcacacacaggtgtcacacacaggtgtcacacacaggtgtcactcaggtgtcacactcaggtgtcatactcaggtgtcacacacaggtgtcacactcaggtgtcacactcaggtgtcacacacaggtgtcacacacaggtatcacacacaggtgtcacactcaggtgtcacacacaggtgtcacactcaggtgtcacacaggtgtcacactcaggtgtcacactcaggtgtcacacacaggtgtcacacacaggtgtcactcaggtgtcacactcaggtgtcacactcaggtgtcacacacaggtgtcacacacaggtgtcacacaggtgtcacactcaggtgtcacacactggtgtcacacacaggtgtcacacacaggtgtcacacacaggtgtcactcaggtgtcacactcaggtgtcacactcaggtgtcacactcaggtgtcacacacaggtgtcacacaggtgtcactcaggtgtcactcaggtgtcacactcaggtgtcactcaggtgtcacacacaggtgtcactcaggtgtcacactcaggtgtcactcaggtgtcacacacaggtgtcacacacaggtgtcactcaggtgtcactcaggtgtcacactcaggtgtcactcaggtgtcacacacaggtgtcactcaggtgtcacacacaggtgtcacactcaggtgtcactcaggtgtcacacacaggtgtcacactcaggtgtcacacacaattgtcacactcaggtgtcacacacaggtgtcacactcaggtgtcacactcaggtgtcacactcaggtgtcacacaggtgtcacacacaggtgtcactcaggtgtcacccaggtgtcacacacaggtgtcacactcaggtgtcacacacaggtgtcacactcaggtgtcactcaggtgtcacacacaggtgtcacacaggtgtcacactcaggtgtcactcaggtgtcacactcaggtgtcacacaggtgtcacacacaggtgtcacacacaggtgtcactcaggtgtcgcactcaggtgtcacactggtgtcacacacaggtgtcacactcaggtgtcacacacaggtgtcacacacaggtgtcacacacaggtgtcacactcaggtgtcactcaggtgtcacactcaggtgtcacacaggtgtcacacacaggtgttacacacaggtgtcactcaggtgtcacacaggtgtcacacaggtgtcacactcaggtgtcacacacaattgtcacactcaggtgtcacactcaggtgtcacacacaggtgtcacacaggtgtcacacacaggtgttacacacaggtgtcactcaggtgtcacacaggtgtcacacacaggtgtcacactcaggtctcacacacaggtgtcacacacaggtgtcgcacaggtgtcactcaggtgtcactcaggtgtcacactcaggtgtcacacacatgtgtcacactcaggtgtcacagaGGTGTCACTCAgttgtcacacacaggtgtcactcTCAGGTGTCACAGATGTGTccctcaggtgtcacacaccattgtcacactcaggtgtcacacacaatTGTCACACActggtgtcacacacaggtgtcactcaggtgtcactcaggtgtcacactcaggtgtcacacacaattgtcacactcaggtgtccctcaggtgtcacactcacGTGTCCCTCACGTGTCCCCCCTGACCTCTCGCCGTTCTCgttccagagcagctccaggcccagcTCGGTGAGTGGTTCCCACCCCCCGGCCATATGCAAATGAGATGCCCTTAATGAGCGTTAATGGCCGTCAATCAGCGATAATTACCGGTAATTAgcgctgctgctctccagcagatTTCCGACGGGCCCAGAGCCACGCGGGTGAGTGCGGCCCGAGCCTtcctcttcttcatcttcctcttcctcatcgTCCTCTTCCTCATCGTCATCCTCatcttcttccccttccccttccccttcctcatcctcatcctcatcctcatcctcatcctcatcctcatcctcatcctcatcctcatccccatcctcatcttcttcctcttcctctttcccttccccttcctcttcctcttcctcttcctcttcctcttcctcttcctcttcctcttcctcttcctcttccccttcctcatcctcatcctcatcttcttcctcatcctcatcttcttcctcttcctcttccctttgttcttctttctttcccttccccttccccttccccttcgtcttcctcttccccttcatattcctcttcctcttcctcttcctcttccccttcctcatcctcatcctcatcttcttcctcttcctcttccctttgttcttctttctttcccttccccttccccttcctcttccccttcatcttcctcttcctctttccatTTCTCTTCCTCATCGTCTtccccttcctcatcctcattttcatcctctccctcttccccttctccatttctcttcctcttcctccattTCTTCCTCCGCTTTCTGTTcccatttctcttcctcttccttttctccttcctcttcctcttccttgtcctcttcctgttcctgtttctcttcctcatcctcttctccttcctcatcctcattgtcatcctcttcctcttcctcttctttttccttttctcattttccttttcctctcccaaacAGCACCACACGATATCGAGTGATATCACCTGATATCAAACTATATCAAACTATATCAAATGATATCACATCATCAACGATATCACATGGTATGAAACAATATAAAATTGTATCAGATTATATCCCACGATAGCCTACGATATCAAACGCTATCAAGCGCTATCAACCCCCTATCAAATCCCACCAAACCCTATCAAATGCTATCAAACCCTATCAAACACTATTGAACTCTATCAAATTCTATCAAACGCTATCAAACCCTATCGCACTCCATCAAATACTATCGAACCCCTATCAAAAGCTATCAAACACTATCAAAAAACTACCAAACTCTATCAAACCCTATCAAATGCTATGAAACCCTATCAAACCCTATCAAACGCTACCAAACCCTATCAAACCCTATCAAACCCTACACTAAAACCTATCAAATCCTATCAAACGCTATCAAATGGTATCAAACCCTATCAAATGCTATCAAACCCTACCAAACCCTATCAAACCCTATCAAAAGCTATCAAACCCTATCAAACCCTATCACACCTTATCAAATGCTATCACAGGCTATCAAACCCTATCAAACTCTATCAAACTCCATCAAACCCTATCAAACCCTATCAAAACCCATCAAACTCTATCAAACCATATCAAACACTACCAAAATCCTATAAAACTCTATCAAACCCTATCAAACCCTATCAAACCCTATCGAAAGCCTACCAAACCCTATCAAGCCCTATCAAAACCTATCAAACAGTATCACATGCTATCAAACGCTATCAAACCCCGATCAAATGCTACCAAACCCTATCAAAACCCTATCAAACTCTATCAAACACTCTCAAACCCCTATCAAACCCTATCAAGCGCTATCTAACCCTTTCAAAATCCCATCAAACCCTATCAAACCCCTATCACACACTATCAAAACCTATCAAAAGCTATCAAACACTATCAAACCCTACCAAACCCTATTAAATACTATCAAATCCCTATCAAACGCCATCAAAACCCTATCAAAACCTatcaaaccaaatcaaacccTACCAAAAACCTACCAAACCCTATGAAACCCTATAAAAAACCTATAAAACCCCTATCAAACCCTATCAAACGCTACCAAACCCCTATCCAACACTATCAAACCCTATCAAATGCTATCAAACCCTATCAGAAACCTACCAAACCCTATGAAACCCTAAAAAACTCCATCAAAAACCTACCAAATCCTATCAAACCCTATCACACCTTATCAAATGCTATCACAGGCTATCAAAATCCTATCAAACCCTATCAAACCCCTTTTAAACCCTAACAAATCCTATCAAAGCCCTACCAAACCCTGTCAACCTCTATCAAACTCTATCAAACACTATCAAACCCTATCAAAAACCTATCAAAACCCTATCAAACCTTTATCAAACGTTCCCTGCCCCCCTCTTTCCCAGTCTCGCTGACGCTGGACGAGAGCTGCACCCACCCGGCCCTGCTGATCTGGGGCCGATCCTGGATCTGCCCCAATCCCGGATCCCAAATCCCCGGCCCCGATCCcggatcccaaatccccagcCCCGATCCCGgatcccagccccacctggggGCCCTGGCCGTGGCTCGGGAGGGATTTTCCCATGGGAAGCACTACTGGGAAGTGGAGCTGGGAGACGGCAGCGACTGGGAGCTGGGCGTGCTCCGGGAGGAGATCCGGGATTCCATCCGGGATTCCCTGAGGGATTCCATTCGGGATCCCATCCGGGATTCCACCCTGGATTCCATCCCAGATTCCCTGCAGGATGAGTCCCTGAGGGATGATTCCCTGCGAGATTCTGTCCGGGATCCCATCCTGGATTCTCTGCAGGATCCCCTGGGGAattccaccccaaatcccatcccagatcccatcccaaatTCCATCCCAGATTCCGTCCCCAATTCCCTGCAGGATCCCATCCCGGATCCCATCCTGGATCCCATCCCGAATTCCCCGGATCCCATTCTGAATTCCATCCCAAATTCCATCCCAAATTCTATCCTGGATCctatcccaaatcccatccccaATTCCCTGCAGGATCCCATCCCAGATCCCATTCGGGATTCCATCCTGGATCCCATCCCTGATTCCCCGTGGGATCCCACCCCGAATTCCCATCGGGACCaccccatcccctccatcccggACCCCAGCCCAGATTCCCACCGGTACCACCCCTTGCCTTCCATCCCGGGGGCAGCggccccatccctgtccccatccctgtccccatccctggccccatccctggccccatccctggccccatccctgtccccatccctgtccccatccctggcccCATCCCTGGCGTATTCCCGGGGCGAGTTCCGGCTGCAGGGCGGGCGGCTGCAGCGGAGCCCGGGGCGCTGCCGCGTGCTCGGGGTGCTGCTGGACCTCGAGCGGCGCCAGCTCCGGTTCTTCGACGccgaggagcagcagctcctgggatcTGTGCCGCTGGAAACCCCCGGGATTCTGTTCCCGTTCTTCAGGCTGGGATCGGGCGGGAGTGGGCTGGGGATCCGCCCCGTCAGGGCTTGAAACAGACCTGGGGAATATTTGGGtgtaaaaattatgttttcaggtgtattttcaaattattctcattttaaaattccaATTGTCCCCTAGAAAAAACACTTTgaaatgtttgcatttaaaaattaaattcattgttaaataagcaaataattctcattttattatttcaaatattcaCTGACACTAACCCTAACCGTAACACTAACTCTAACCCTAATCCTTACCCAAACCCAAATTAGAATTTAAAGATCAAAATAATTCCTATTTTAATATTACACTTATCCCCTAATCATGACAGTGACGATgacccaaacccaaaaccaaaacgTGACCCTAACCTTAACCCTAACATTTTTATATTCAAattattctcattttaaaattccaATTATACTCTAGAACAAATCCTTTTAAAtacttgcatttaaaaattaaattcccagttaaatattcaaataattCTCATTTTATTGTTTCAAATATTCACTGATACTGACCTAAATGATAACCCAAAGCCTAAgcctaactctaaccctaatCCTTACCCAAAATCAAATTAGAATTTAAATATCCAAATTATTCCCATTTTAATATTACACTTATCCCCTAACCCTAATGAtgacccaaaaccaaaacctgacCCTAATCCTAAGCCtaacatttttttgtttaaattattcTCATTTAAAATTCCAATTATCCCCTGTAATGAACGCTTTGAAATACTCgcatttaaaaagtaaattccctgttaaatactaaaataattctcatttatttcaaatattcacTGATGCTAACCCAAACATTAAACCTAAGCCTAAACCTACCACTGTCCCTAATCCTTACCCCAAAGCAAATGAGAATTTAAATATCAAAATTATTCCTATTTTAATACTGAAATTATCCCCTAACCCTGATCTGTTCCCGTCCTTCAGGCCGGGATCGGGCGGGAGTGGGCTGGGGATCCAACCTGTGAGGGCTTGAAACAGACCTGGGAAATATTTGGGTGTAAAAACTAAATTTTCACGTgtattttcaaattattctcattttaaaattccaGTTATCCCTTAGAATAAACTCTTTgaaatgtttgcatttaaaaattaaattc
The nucleotide sequence above comes from Melospiza georgiana isolate bMelGeo1 chromosome 30, bMelGeo1.pri, whole genome shotgun sequence. Encoded proteins:
- the LOC131094585 gene encoding butyrophilin subfamily 2 member A2-like yields the protein MGSGMGSGMGSGVPPPLLLLLLALSVLRPITGTLRPPLLLLEAPGPAGIRLRCRAEPPEPNLRLLWGSGAARDLPGAAENPGDPEHSPHSENPQNAGISLLLRPGSGTAGAVCRALGAEPGAAAESAVVIADVFFPSPSPWLPAFVLLLILALCLALAAAARLRRDRRILAQERKSQQEISEEQLQAQLDFRRAQSHAVSLTLDESCTHPALLIWGRSWICPNPGSQIPGPDPGSQIPSPDPGSQPHLGALAVAREGFSHGKHYWEVELGDGSDWELGVLREEIRDSIRDSSPSLSPSLAPSLAYSRGEFRLQGGRLQRSPGRCRVLGVLLDLERRQLRFFDAEEQQLLGSVPLETPGILFPFFRLGSGGSGLGIRPVRA